One Pecten maximus chromosome 7, xPecMax1.1, whole genome shotgun sequence genomic window carries:
- the LOC117331745 gene encoding caveolin-1-like, giving the protein MSDDQVDLVARDPNGLNNHLGTLLFNDVLGEPDGTHSIDCVWKLSYTCFECWKGLCYKLLTLFCGICIAAEWGCEFAYIAFYHIWFITPCMKVCEINCGLCQKLYTLVINCCIVPCTEACGGCFHHFKK; this is encoded by the exons ATGTCTGACGATCAGGTTGATTTAGTTGCCAGGGATCCTAATGGACTTAACAACCATTTGGGG ACTCTTCTGTTCAACGATGTCCTTGGTGAGCCCGATGGTACCCACAGTATCGACTGCGTCTGGAAGCTGTCCTACACATGTTTCGAGTGCTGGAAGGGACTTTGCTACAAGCTCCTAACTCTCTTCTGTGGAATCTGTATTGCGGCGGAATGGGGCTGTGAGTTCGCCTACATTGCTTTCTACCACATCTGGTTCATCACACCATGCATGAAGGTCTGCGAGATCAACTGTGGACTCTGCCAGAAGCTCTACACTCTCGTTATAAACTGCTGCATAGTACCATGTACGGAGGCGTGTGGTGGATGTTTCCATCACTTTAAGAAATAA
- the LOC117331744 gene encoding caveolin-1-like: MSDDQVDLVARDPNGLNGHLGTLLFNDVLGEPDGTHSIDCVWKLSYTCFECWKGLCYKLLTLFCGICIAAEWGCEFAYIAFYHIWFITPCMKVCEINCGLCQKLYTLVINCCIQPCTEACGGIFVHFKK, encoded by the exons ATGTCTGACGATCAGGTTGATTTAGTTGCCAGGGATCCCAATGGACTTAACGGCCATTTGGGG ACTCTTCTGTTCAACGATGTCCTTGGTGAGCCCGATGGTACCCACAGTATCGACTGCGTCTGGAAGCTGTCCTACACATGTTTCGAGTGCTGGAAGGGACTTTGCTACAAGCTCCTAACTCTCTTCTGTGGAATCTGTATTGCGGCGGAATGGGGCTGTGAGTTCGCCTACATTGCTTTCTACCACATCTGGTTCATCACACCATGCATGAAGGTCTGCGAGATCAACTGTGGACTCTGCCAGAAGCTCTACACTCTCGTTATAAACTGCTGCATACAACCATGTACGGAGGCGTGTGGTGGAATCTTCGTCCATTTCAAGAAATGA